The DNA sequence GTCCAGCTCCTTGGCGATGGCCCGCAGGGTCAGCCCCTCCAGCCCCACCTCGCCGAGCAGGCGCAGGGCGGTGGCGGCCACCGTCGCCCGGTCGAGCCGGGCCCGTTCGGGTTTCGCTTCTCGTTCTTCTTTCACCACCTTGACAACTTAACAGCGTTAAGCACATTCTCGTACCCATGACCGCACTTAACAGCGTTAAGGAAATCGGAGCTCCCGACGTGCTCGTCGTCGGCGCCGGCCCCACGGGACTCGCCCTGGCCCTCGACCTCACCCGCCGCGGCGTCCACGCACTGGTCGTCGAGCGGGCCGACGCCCTCTTCCCCGGCTCTCGGGGCAAGGGGCTTCAGCCCAGGACCCTGGAGGTCTTCGACGACCTCGGAGTGGGGGACGCGGTACGGGAGGCGAGCGCCCACGCACCGATCGGGCGGATCTGGCAGGACGGCAGGCCCGTGGGCGAGCACGACATGCTCGGAGACGCAGGCGTCGGCGGCCCCACGGACACCGAGCCGCATCCGCGGGCCCGGCTCCTGCCCCAGTGGCGCACCCAGGAGATCCTGTTCGAGCGCCTCACCGGGCTCGGCGGCCGGGTCCGCTTCGGCGCCGCCCTGACCGGCTTCGACCAGGACGCCGACGGGGTGAGCGCGCACCTCTCGGACGGCAGTACCCTGCGCGCCGCTTACCTGGTCGCCGCCGACGGCGGCCGCTCCACCGTCCGCAAGGCCCTGGACATCGGCATGACCGGCGAGACCGTGGATCCCGCACCGATGGCCGTGGCCGACGTCCGGCTGCGCCCCGGCGCCCTGGACCGCGACCACTGGCACCTGTTCCCGGGAGCGGACGGCGGCTTCGCCGCGCTGTGCCCGCTGCCCGGCACCGACGAGCACCAGTTCGTCGCGCGGACCGAGGCTTGCGACGCCCTCGAGATCCCGGCCGCGGTCGCCGCCCTGACCCACCTGAGCGCCGAGGACGTCATCGAGGTCCGGTGGGCCTCCGACTTCAGGCCCCGCGCCGCCATGGCCGACCGGTTCCGCGCCGGCCGGGTGCTGCTCGCGGGCGATGCCGCCCACGTGCACTCCCCGGCCGGCGGCCAGGGCCTCAACACCAGCGTCCAGGACGCCTACAACCTCGGCTGGAAACTCGGACAGGTGCTGCGCCACGGCGCGGACCCCGCGCTCCTGGACACCTACGAGCAGGAACGTCAGCCCGTCGCCGCGCACGTACTGGGCCTGTCCACGCGGATCCACCGCGGCCAGGCGGAGCGCGGCGACGCCACCCGCCAGCTCGGCCTGGGCTATCGGGGCGGCCCCCTCTCCGAAGGGGCCGCGGGCGCGCTGGAGGCCGGGGACCGGGCCCCCGACGGCCCCCTGCCGGACGGGCGCAGGCTCTTCGACCTGTTCCGGGGGCCGCAGTTCACGCTGCTGGCCGTCGGCACGGATGCCGAACTGCCGCCCGTGAGCTCGGAGTTCCTGCACGTCCACCGGATCGGACCGTACGAGCCGTACGGCAAGGGGCTCTTCCTGGTCCGGCCCGACGGGTACGTGGGCTGGGCGGGCGAGGACGCGACCGGACTCGTGCGCTACCTCGCCCGCCTGGCCCGCCCCGGCTCACCCGCGACGGCCGGCTGAGGCGAGCGGCCCGGGCGGGCAGCCGAGGCGGATCCCCCGTCAGCGCAGGGTGGGGATCACGTCGTTCGTCTCGTCGGCTTCCACGGGACCGGTGGTGCGCCGGCCGAGCGCTTCCGGGGGCGTCTCGTCCGCGCAGACCGTGCCCCGTGCGGGCAGGGCCAGGGTGGCCAGGTAGTCGTTGACGAGCGCGCTGACGCACGCGCTCCGGTTGTAGGCGGTGTGACCCTCGGCGTCGAAGGTCAGCAGCCGGCCGGCCTCCAGCGTCCCGGCCAGGACCACTGCGTCGCGGTACGGAGTGTCCGGGTCCCCGGTCGTGCCGAGCACCAGGATCGGGGCGGATCCGGCCGCCCGGTAGGAGCCCTCGTAGCGGCTCGGGCGTTCCGCCTGCCACTGCGCGCAGGCGGGCGCGTGGTTGTGGTCGTAGGTGGGCGGTCCGAGGCCGATGGGCGGGCCGAGCAGGGGCGCCGAGGCGGACTGTGCGCCGACCATGGCGCCCAGGAGGAGCCGGC is a window from the Streptomyces sp. NBC_01244 genome containing:
- a CDS encoding FAD-dependent monooxygenase gives rise to the protein MTALNSVKEIGAPDVLVVGAGPTGLALALDLTRRGVHALVVERADALFPGSRGKGLQPRTLEVFDDLGVGDAVREASAHAPIGRIWQDGRPVGEHDMLGDAGVGGPTDTEPHPRARLLPQWRTQEILFERLTGLGGRVRFGAALTGFDQDADGVSAHLSDGSTLRAAYLVAADGGRSTVRKALDIGMTGETVDPAPMAVADVRLRPGALDRDHWHLFPGADGGFAALCPLPGTDEHQFVARTEACDALEIPAAVAALTHLSAEDVIEVRWASDFRPRAAMADRFRAGRVLLAGDAAHVHSPAGGQGLNTSVQDAYNLGWKLGQVLRHGADPALLDTYEQERQPVAAHVLGLSTRIHRGQAERGDATRQLGLGYRGGPLSEGAAGALEAGDRAPDGPLPDGRRLFDLFRGPQFTLLAVGTDAELPPVSSEFLHVHRIGPYEPYGKGLFLVRPDGYVGWAGEDATGLVRYLARLARPGSPATAG